TAAGTCCGAGGTTTACAGAACCCAAAAATCCTGGAGAAGAATTTGTGGTATTTTCAGGAGAAGAAAAGATGACACCTCTTGAATTGGAAAGACATCATTTGGATTCTATTGAAAAAAGTGATGCATTAATTATTTGTGATCCAGAAGGTTATGTCGGCGCATCAGCTTTAATAGAAATCGGATACGCTCAATCATTAGGTAAAAGAGTAATTTTTGCAGAAAAACCAGAAGAGTTTATGCTTAACACCTTGCCAGCAGAGTTTGATCTCTGATAATGTCAGAGAGAAAACCTATGGCGGAGCATCTTCAATTGTTGTCTCAAGATTTTTTTATTAAAGAATCACTTACAGTCGCACCTGCATTAATTGGCTGCGTAATTGAAACCAATAAAGATGGACTGGTAACTTCTGGTAAAATTACAGAAACAGAAGCTTATCCATCACACGATGCAGCTTCTCATGCGTTCAAAGGAAAACGTACCCCAAGAACAGAAATACAATTTGCACAAGGAGGACGGTTGTACATGTATCAAATCATGGGTCTTCACTTTATGACATCCATAGTTGTTGGCGAAGAAAATAATGCCGATGTTGTATTTATTCGTTCCATTGAGCCTCTTTCCGGTGTAGAAAAAATGAAAGAAAGAAGAAAATATATTTCAGAAGATATAAAACGTTTAGCATCAGGGCCAGGAATGCTATCTGTTGCACTTGGATTAAATAAAGACGATAACGGTCTTCTTGTTTACAATAACGATTCTAAAGTCAAAATTTATAAAGACAAAAATTACACGGCTGAAGTAGCAACAGGCAAGCGAATTAATTTAGGTATTCATGGTGCAACTCCAGAAGAAGGAAGAGCGGCTATAGAGCAGCTTTGGAGATTTTTTGATAAAAATTCAAAATTTTTAAGCAGATGAATATTGCAAAATTATGCAGTAACTTTTCTAAAATCATCCCAGTAAGCGAGCAAGCATCCTAACAGCACTAGAAATAGTACGATTTTAGAGCTCCTTTGATATAATCAAATTACAAATGACTGCAAACAATTCAGGAGAATTTCTACAACAAAAATATGAAACAGCTCCTAAATTTTTGGAAAGACGGCAAGCAGATAGAATTCATATTGCTGAAATTAGAAAAGATGAAAGACCTGAAGATTGGTCTATTGGTGTTGGAGATTATTTTTCACCTTTCTCAGATAAACAAAAATTAGTTTTTCCTCCGAGAAAAGACACTTCTGAATTATTAGGAACAGAAATTACAT
The Patescibacteria group bacterium genome window above contains:
- a CDS encoding DNA-3-methyladenine glycosylase encodes the protein MSERKPMAEHLQLLSQDFFIKESLTVAPALIGCVIETNKDGLVTSGKITETEAYPSHDAASHAFKGKRTPRTEIQFAQGGRLYMYQIMGLHFMTSIVVGEENNADVVFIRSIEPLSGVEKMKERRKYISEDIKRLASGPGMLSVALGLNKDDNGLLVYNNDSKVKIYKDKNYTAEVATGKRINLGIHGATPEEGRAAIEQLWRFFDKNSKFLSR